A genomic window from Pyricularia oryzae 70-15 chromosome 7, whole genome shotgun sequence includes:
- a CDS encoding WD repeat-containing protein mip1, whose translation MMTAFTDLSCPHTARLTHKHLEPTAPDSASPQPPSARARAGQHRHHGPDSPSNATNHFHQFAYPPSSIASGSSGAMPSRSHTTTTTTATLPAGPAAATMAASRLAQHNSPTPLPASVTSTNGAPARRPDLQTTGSSSSPNRRPSSAPSSKHSATAALANGDGFVANHMPVTVASRSSAAADAASLSDRRPSSAKPKLLRSKSDFVLHSDDGYDSDPDNSDVDHHRRQGNNTKGKKISSWGARHGFGDHYDSEEISHLVNNWYMYFTEKRHETTGKPKLAPFEIQDWRMRDRLKTVSAAIAVCLNIGVEPPDQLKTNPGAKMEAWQDPTVTPAQKALENIGKALQSQYETLAMRTRYKQYLDPSVEDTKKFCLSLRKSAKDERVLLHYNGHGVPKPTSSGEIWVFNKNYTQYIPVSLYDLQHWLQAPTIFVWDCSEAGNILSNYHKFVEKHEKEEDEAVLRDPNHYKANFRPYIHLAACSSSQNLPTNPLLPADLFTCCLTTPIEMALWFFVLQNPLQTGLTPERAKKLPGRLQERRTPLGELNWIFTAITDTIAWTTLPRHLFRKFFRQDLMVAALFRNFLLAQRVMSVYGCTPQSFPELPDTRQHPLWESWDLAVDQALSQLPMLERKETEGIEYEYQNSTFFTEQLTAFDVYLTRGDALQQKPPEQLPVVLQVLLSQQHRVRALILLGRFLDLGPWAVQLALSIGIYPYVLKLLQSAAAELKPVMVFIWTRVLAVDTSCQQDLIKDSGYQYFSNILKPSEGLPVANSDEHKAMCAFILAMLCKGYKPGQVVCNQTDIMGYCLYHILNEDNPLLRQWSCLCISQLWYDLPEAKWRGIRDNAPARLSILTKDGCSEVRAAVLYAMTTFLGIPDLTDEVARIEESIAWTVLDMANDGSPMVRKELLVFFSHFILRYESKFLVAAYEHLLEEKEYLAYPPHDDGRENKMGLHYSRPDKRGQDGSDRAKSQGLSHNTIIAAVWKHVNILSVDPHPEVQSHATTIVDYVHYTLLQSSLGSQSQSLMDDVGRRARRQAARQQAQASQRNSINGGNSVGATTPLPSPGLLRRTVSTLFSPFFPVDGPTTPTTPEPSPGLYRTSSVKSRKGAEPVVPVSTQHNDHDVSHASYHVAREPVSAGFQDRDVTQAPKLPLQSTLLAWSIEYFLEPQMKSSESEEPGSTEYNERLWRRSRNEGILNETQPQKLQAGRHKWNNQTGIFNTHAQPSKLNFHQFEDHVAVADDGNTIQIWDWKNQGRLSRFSNGNPEGSRISDMKFINEEDQALLMTGSSDGVIRIYRNYDSHDDVELSSSWRALTDMVPSNVNSGMVFDWQQVNGTTLVAGDVRVIRVWSAGQEACVTDIPARSGSCVTSLTSDQMTGNVFVAGFGDGAVRVFDIRLRPQDSMIRKWKDETDRVWIKTVAMQRGGQRELMSASRNGKVKLWDIRMDKPLSVFQTTKETLRTASMHEHLPVFSVGTSAHTVKVFNLDGKELSQMEPYSSFLQNRGSPISATAFHPHHAILGCAARGDHHVNLYQCSGARIPQADEKGDA comes from the exons ATGATGACGGCATTCACCGATCTAAGTTGTCCCCACACCGCGCGACTGACCCACAAGCACCTCGAACCCACCGCTCCTGACTCGGCAAGCCCTCAGCCTCCAAGCGCTCGCGCTCGAGCTGGCCAGCACCGACATCACGGCCCCGATTCACCAAGTAACGCGACGAACCACTTCCACCAGTTCGCTTACCCACCATCGTCGATTGCGAGCGGCAGCTCCGGAGCGATGCCGTCGAGGTCGCACACGACGACAACTACGACAGCCACGCTTCCTGCTGGGCCAGCAGCTGCGACCATGGCCGCGTCTCGCCTTGCGCAGCACAACTCTCCCACTCCCCTTCCCGCGTCCGTGACATCAACCAACGGCGCGCCCGCACGACGACCGGACCTACAGACAACCGGATCGTCCAGCTCACCAAACAGACGACCATCCAGTGCGCCATCTAGCAAACACAGCGCAACGGCGGCTTTGGCAAATGGCGACGGCTTCGTAGCAAATCATATGCCCGTAACAGTGGCTTCGAGGTCATCCGCCGCTGCCGACGCCGCCTCCCTTTCCGATCGCCGACCTTCAAGCGCCAAGCCGAAACTTTTGAGGTCGAAGAGTGACTTTGTCCTGCATTCAGATGATGGCTATGACAGCGACCCCGACAACTCGGACGTTGACCACCATCGCCGGCAAGGCAATAATACCAAGGGCAAAAAGATAAGCTCATGGGGTGCCCGGCATGGCTTCGGGGACCACTACGATTCCGAGGAAATATCACATCTGGTAAAT AATTGGTACATGTACTTTACTGAAAAGCGTCATGAGACAACGGGAAAGCCAAAACTGGCACCCTTCGAGATACAAGATTGGCGAATGAGGGATCGACTCAAGACTGTGTCGGCGGCTATTGCCGTGTGTCTTAACATTGGTGTTGAACCTCCAGATCAGCTAAAGACAAACCCCGGAGCTAAAATGGAAGCATGGCAAGACCCGACTGTTACTCCGGCCCAGAAAGCGCTCGAAAATATCGGCAAGGCTCTGCAGTCCCAATATGAGACGCTGGCTATGCGTACGCGCTACAAGCAGTATCTTGATCCCTCGGTCGAGGATACCAAGAAATTCTGCCTCTCGCTTAGAAAGAGCGCCAAGGACGAGCGTGTTCTTCTCCACTACAACGGTCATGGTGTCCCAAAACCTACCTCATCCGGTGAGATATGGGTGTTCAACAAGAACTATACACAGTACATTCCAGTCTCACTTTATGATCTTCAACATTGGTTGCAAGCGCCGACAATCTTCGTCTGGGATTGCTCCGAGGCCGGCAATATCCTCAGCAACTACCACAAATTTGTCGAGAAACATGAAAAGGAAGAGGATGAGGCTGTCCTACGTGACCCAAACCATTACAAAGCGAACTTCCGCCCCTATATCCACCTTGCCGCTTGCAGCTCCTCACAGAACCTCCCCACAAATCCTTTACTTCCTGCCGACTTATTTACATGCTGCCTCACGACGCCGATCGAGATGGCTCTGTGGTTCTTCGTCCTCCAGAACCCGCTACAGACCGGACTCACGCCCGAGAGAGCCAAGAAGCTTCCAGGGCGTCTTCAAGAGAGACGGACACCTCTCGGGGAACTCAACTGGATTTTTACAGCCATAACTGACACAATCGCATGGACGACTCTTCCACGCCACTTATTCCGCAAGTTCTTCAGACAGGACTTGATGGTTGCGGCTCTGTTCCGTAATTTCTTACTTGCCCAGCGGGTCATGTCTGTGTACGGCTGTACTCCGCAGTCCTTTCCGGAGCTGCCAGACACGAGGCAGCACCCTCTCTGGGAGAGCTGGGATCTTGCTGTTGACCAGGCCCTGTCTCAGCTGCCCATGCTTGAGCGCAAGGAAACCGAGGGTATCGAGTACGAGTATCAAAATTCGACGTTCTTCACCGAGCAGCTGACTGCGTTCGATGTCTACTTGACGCGTGGCGACGCATTGCAACAAAAGCCCCCTGAGCAGCTTCCGGTGGTGCTACAAGTTCTACTCAGTCAACAGCATCGAGTCAGGGCGCTGATATTATTGGGAAGATTTTTGGATCTCGGACCCTGGGCAGTGCAACTGGCACTAAGCATAGGCATATACCCCTACGTATTGAAGCTACTTCAATCCGCTGCCGCCGAGCTGAAGCCTGTCATGGTCTTCATTTGGACACGGGTACTGGCTGTCGATACTTCGTGCCAGCAGGATCTTATCAAGGATAGCGGCTACCAATACTTCTCCAACATCCTCAAGCCGTCAGAGGGATTGCCAGTCGCTAACAGCGATGAGCACAAGGCCATGTGCGCCTTCATTCTGGCAATGCTCTGCAAGGGGTACAAGCCTGGCCAAGTCGTTTGCAATCAAACTGACATCATGGGTTACTGTCTTTACCACATCCTTAATGAGGATAATCCGCTTCTGAGGCAGTGGTCTTGCCTCTGCATAAGCCAACTGTGGTACGATCTCCCGGAGGCTAAATGGCGAGGTATCAGAGACAATGCGCCAGCCAGATTGTCGATTCTGACAAAGGATGGCTGTTCTGAAGTTCGTGCTGCAGTCCTGTACGCCATGACTACCTTCCTGGGTATACCTGACCTCACAGACGAGGTTGCCAGGATAGAAGAGTCAATTGCATGGACTGTGCTTGACATGGCCAACGACGGAAGCCCAATGGTCCGCAAGGAACTACTGGTGTTCTTCTCTCATTTCATTCTTCGATATGAGAGCAAGTTCCTAGTCGCTGCATATGAACACCTCCTCGAAGAGAAGGAGTACTTGGCCTACCCACCGCATGATGACGGCCGCGAAAACAAGATGGGTCTGCATTACTCAAGACCGGACAAGCGCGGTCAGGACGGGAGCGACCGTGCCAAATCACAGGGTCTCTCCCACAACACTATCATTGCTGCCGTTTGGAAACACGTCAACATACTCAGTGTTGATCCTCATCCGGAAGTCCAGAGCCATGCAACAACCATAGTCGACTATGTACACTACACTCTCTTGCAATCATCATTGGGTTCACAATCGCAGAGCCTCATGGACGACGTTGGACGACGAGCAAGGCGGCAGGCAGCCAGGCAGCAAGCCCAGGCAAGTCAGAGAAATAGCATTAATGGCGGGAATAGCGTTGGGGCAACCACACCTTTGCCATCACCGGGTCTCCTTCGTCGAACCGTGAGCACTCTGTTCTCTCCCTTCTTTCCAGTGGATGGTCCAACAACACCCACAACTCCCGAGCCCTCCCCTGGCCTGTATCGAACATCGTCTGTAAAGAGTCGGAAGGGAGCAGAACCAGTGGTGCCAGTATCAACGCAGCACAACGATCATGATGTCAGTCATGCCAGCTATCACGTTGCCAGGGAGCCAGTTTCTGCTGGCTTCCAGGATCGTGATGTTACTCAAGCCCCGAAGCTCCCTTTGCAAAGCACGCTACTGGCTTGGTCCATCGAGTACTTCCTGGAGCCACAGATGAAGTCGAGTGAATCCGAGGAGCCTGGAAGCACCGAGTATAATGAGCGACTGTGGCGACGATCAAGGAATGAAGGCATCTTGAATGAGACTCAGCCCCAAAAGTTGCAGGCCGGACGTCACAAGTGGAACAATCAGACTGGAATTTTCAATACGCATGCGCAGCCGTCAAAGCTGAACTTCCATCAGTTCGAGGATCATGTTGCCGTAGCGGATGACGGCAACACGATTCAGATCTGGGACTGGAAGAACCAAGGCAGGCTTTCACGGTTCTCCAATGGCAATCCGGAGGGCTCACGCATCAGTGATATGAAATTTATCAACGAAGAGGATCAGGCGCTGCTCATGACAGGGTCTTCGGATGGCGTGATCCGCATCTACCGCAATTATGATAGCCATGACGATGTCGAATTGTCATCATCTTGGCGTGCCCTCACCGATATGGTTCCCAGTAATGTTAACTCTGGGATGGTTTTTGACTGGCAGCAAGTCAACGGCACGACACTAGTGGCGGGCGATGTTCGCGTCATTCGAGTCTGGAGCGCGGGCCAAGAGGCCTGCGTGACCGATATCCCCGCCCGGTCTGGATCCTGCGTCACTTCCCTGACATCCGACCAGATGACTGGGAATGTTTTCGTCGCTGGTTTTGGCGACGGGGCTGTGAGGGTATTCGACATTCGACTCCGCCCACAGGATAGCATGATTAGAAAATGGAAAGACGAAACAGACAGAGTGTGGATCAAGACGGTCGCGATGCAAAGGGGCGGACAGAGGGAACTGATGAGCGCAAGCCGGAACGGCAAAGTCAAGCTGTGGGATATACGTATGGATAAGCCGCTGAGTGTGTTCCAGACGACGAAGGAGACACTCAGGACAGCGAGCATGCACGAGCATCTGCCCGTATTCTCTGT TGGAACTTCGGCACATACGGTAAAGGTATTTAACCTCGATGGCAAGGAGCTTTCCCAGATGGAGCCGTACTCCAGCTTCCTTCAAAATCGCGGCTCGCCTATCTCGGCAACAGCATTCCATCCGCACCATGCGATCTTAGGCTGTGCGGCACGCGGCGATCACCATGTCAACCTTTACCAGTGCTCTGGGGCCCGGATTCCCCAGGCAGACGAAAAGGGAGATGCTTGA
- a CDS encoding laccase-1, whose translation MGIMQGMASRAAGDVKMLAAALSQDATNGKSKLGTFMAPMLPFFLANNAAMQHGKPWGDRTVEGTNPYRQAPTTGSIRSYDWTISRGTIAPDGYEVPALLINGQYPGPMIEANWGDTVQVTVHNNITGPEEGTAMHWHGLLQRGTPYQDGVPGVTQCAIAPGQSYTYSFLADQFGSSWYHSHYSAQYSSGVVGPMVFYGPGRQFYDVDIGPVMLSDWNHQNYQDIIEKMLQPAAKGGNLKVTSDNNLINGKGVFDCSTMAKGDKTRCTPNAGYSKFKFQSGKVHRLRLMNTGSDGIQRFSIDEHMMTVIANDYVPIRPYQTKVVTLGVGQRADVLVKADQAPGSGFWMRSTLAACSEARQPNALAVVYYDEDGDTTPASKPWDVADPKTCANDDISESVPIFRMPVAQPTTTQEFVAEIFTNSSGVSLFKFGGVSARVDMNAPPLLLANVGNTSFPAEWNVHNFGGSKVVRLVVTNKTPGAHPMHLHGANVQVLAEGSGAWDGSTITNSDNPIRRDTQLVRPNGHVVLQFDADNAGVWPFHCHIAWHASAGYFSSVLTQPDLVKGMSMPMTIAQTCRDWAAYTQTNIPDQIDSGV comes from the exons ATGGGTATCATGCAGGGGATGGCTTCCAGGGCGGCCGGAGATGTCAAGATGTTGGCAGCCGCGCTCTCCCAGGATGCCACTAATGG AAAATCGAAACTGGGAACCTTCATGGCTCCCATGCTTCCGTTCTTCCTGGCCAACAATGCTGCCATGCAGCACGGCAAGCCATGGGGTGACAGGACTGTGGAGGGTACCAACCCTTACCGCCAGGCTCCGACTACCGGTTCGATCAGGAGCTACGACTGGACCATCAGCCGAGGAACGATAGCGCCGGACGGATATGAGGTCCCGGCACTTCTGATCAACGGCCAGTACCCGGGACCCATGATCGAGGCCAACTGGGGAGACACCGTCCAGGTCACTGTTCACAACAACATCACCGGCCCGGAAGAGGGCACCGCCATGCACTGGCACGGCCTCCTGCAACGAGGTACCCCCTACCAAGACGGTGTGCCTGGTGTGACCCAGTGTGCCATTGCTCCCGGACAATCGTACACCTACTCTTTCCTGGCCGATCAGTTTGGTAGCTCTTGGTATCATTCGCACTACTCAGCACAATACTCGAGCGGTGTCGTTGGCCCAATGGTCTTCTATGGTCCTGGCAGACAATTTTACGACGTTGACATTGGCCCCGTCATGCTGAGCGATTGGAACCACCAAAACTACCAGGACATTATTGAGAAGATGCTccagcctgcggcaaagggTGGCAACCTCAAGGTGACCTCGGACAACAACCTGATCAACGGCAAGGGTGTCTTCGACTGCTCCACCATGGCCAAGGGTGACAAGACTCGCTGCACGCCCAACGCCGGTTACTCCAAGTTCAAGTTCCAGTCCGGCAAGGTCCACCGCCTGCGCCTCATGAACACGGGATCTGACGGCATCCAGCGCTTCTCCATCGACGAGCACATGATGACCGTCATCGCCAACGACTACGTCCCCATCCGCCCCTACCAGACCAAGGTCGTCACCCTCGGTGTCGGTCAGCGCGCCGACGTCCTCGTCAAGGCCGACCAGGCCCCTGGCTCCGGTTTCTGGATGCGCAGCACCCTGGCCGCCTGCTCTGAGGCTCGCCAGCCCAACGCCCTCGCCGTCGTCTActacgacgaggacggcgaCACCACGCCCGCCAGCAAGCCCTGGGACGTGGCCGACCCCAAGACGTGTGCCAACGACGACATCTCCGAGTCGGTCCCCATCTTCCGCATGCCCGTTGCCCAGCCCACCACGACCCAGGAGTTTGTTGCCGAGATCTTCACCAACTCTAGCGGCGTCTCGCTGTTCAAGTTTGGTGGTGTCAGCGCCAGGGTCGACATGAACGCCCCGCCTCTGTTGCTCGCCAACGTCGGAAACACCAGCTTCCCGGCCGAGTGGAACGTTCACAACTTTGGTGGAAGCAAGGTCGTGCGCTTGGTCGTCACCAACAAGACCCCTGGAGC TCACCCCATGCATCTGCACGGCGCCAACGTTCAGGTCCTCGCCGAGGGTTCAGGAGCTTGGGATGGCAGCACCATCACCAACTCTGACAACCCTATCCGCCGCGACACGCAGCTCGTCCGCCCCAACGGCCACGTCGTTCTTCAGTTCGATGCAGACAACGCCGGAGTCTGGCCGTTCCACTGCCACATCGCGTGGCACGCCTCGGCCGGTTACTTCTCCTCCGTCCTGACCCAGCCCGACCTCGTCAAGGGCATGAGCATGCCCATGACCATTGCCCAGACCTGCCGTGATTGGGCCGCCTACACTCAGACCAACATCCCCGACCAGATCGACAGCGGTGTTTAA
- a CDS encoding kelch-domain-containing protein, protein MSFLFKSKKNQERSLSSRDGPPQSSNSSIQSTAARVAREEKNALQRSTPTGSLHSLDNEGSVSSPDQGYGRRPQTAPNEQGLGTPPSDLPFRNGGQPQPAPQQVSSPNSNLYPWTQRRLNYTTSHPSPFPRYGAAVNSTSSKEGDIYVMGGLINSATVKGDLWMIEAGGNLSCYPLSTTAEGPGPRVGHASLLVGNAFIVYGGDTKIDEADVLDETLYLLNTSTRQWSRSLPAGPRPSGRYGHSLNILGSKIYIFGGQVEGYFMNDLAAFDLNQLQMQDNRWEMLLQNSDSGGPPVGTVPPARTNHTMITYNDKMYLFGGTNGFQWFNDVWCYDPASNSWSQLDCIGYIPIPREGHAASLVDDVMYIFGGRTEEGADLGDLAAFRITSRRWYTFQNMGPSPSPRSGHSMTTVGKAVVVVGGEPSTAATAVNDLGLIYMLDTTKIRYPNDSQIQANQRQQGTRRPSTSNSNEAGGMQVANRALPLREGSQGPPEKRMMAPREAGAVQSPPNGVRGPNGTTDASKLPRAAGAPPNNTQPQGPPQKPAVNTVAAPRSRNTSRDRADMVVSPVTPIQNASPVIPDNTKMVDLPTNGRRTPTSQGAGPKAATAPKLEPVVETPKPAQARSIKSQGSVDSSTDPGLKAAAVRAASPPPPTRQNSNPNRRSSNRNSQTVVLLKELDMARNRNAWYASELELARKAGYTPNASMSPVFERGAAETFDDEDKPLIEALLAMRQELANVQISVDKQAVLAAKQIAEAEKQRDAAIQEAVYAKARLAGQVGGSLSSTPQMDLARDPDDRDGELSRKLAATLSSQKDLQSQVDRMSAELEAEKRARQLADDTANAAQKRMRDLETFKQQNSLETESLRAELHILQRESREQSIAAAEAQAQTDTLRVEKEELDAKLKELTGNSEESSNALTGLRKALAASTEIRELLERKAEEERANREEIEAKLIRLKAEHEQRTAELEAATARLRDAEQLAERHANEAKAHKQALISGLDQITARSVSKSGKGDSDRIVALQGQLNAANAMVRKYQEQADTASDKLRSAEERIAGLEAYQEQASRDGVHIRKQLQAAMRDTQSLQAENSDLKSQLSAQQLETNAITVQHNTLKDILSERGISPNGAPRSRASPRGETPDTAAARVRELEQQLQAAQQAQEEHRQAFMTQAQGTESAYREKLSQLENDYQSAVHYVKGTEKMLKKLKEELARYKNENSRLKSQIGDMEDTKGPSITNTPAEWESERATLTKKIETLQSEMMTATTQLEKQMQAVRTELEAAKRERDNAVKHSEEASQRVNTNKKDLEQLQQENSLLEQRAQDAEKKVNLLLDQVESSVDNYRRRSRQVASMNSDQLRESLASMEAAEAKSAAAAKTNGKLGHSTGASDSVSTEGSTGGGLSGLGGHLRSDSLDTTSEYNSGGERNSAALDNLANELETLRTHWEATNKNYRLSNTFDFEGSGMPTPTAATSGAGGGGPGGKKAGDKDDKGLSESLADWRKRLDNA, encoded by the exons ATGTCATTTCTGTTCAAGTCGAAGAAGAACCAGGAGAGATCTCTGTCGAGTCGCGATGGGCCGCCACAATCATCCAACAGCTCCATCCAGAGCACCGCTGCTCGAGTAGCGCGAGAGGAGAAGAACGCGTTGCAGAGGTCCACCCCGACAGGAAGCCTGCACTCGCTCGATAATGAGGGTAGCGTAAGCAGTCCGGATCAGGGCTATGGGAGACGTCCGCAAACTGCGCCGAATGAGCAGGGGCTGGGAACACCTCCCAGTGATCTTCCG TTCCGCAATGGAGGCCAACCGCAGCCGGCGCCGCAGCAGGTGTCGAGCCCGAATTCGAACTTGTACCCGTGGACGCAGCGCAGGCTCAACTACACCACTTCTCACCCCAGCCCATTTCCACGATATGGCGCTGCGGTCAACTCGACTTCATCGAAGGAGGGTGACATATATGTTATGGGAGGACTTATCAACAGCGCAACGGTCAAGGGCGACCTGTGGATGATAGAAGCTGGGGGCAATCTCTCCTGCTACCCGCTATCTACAACCGCGGAGGGCCCCGGGCCAAGAGTAGGGCACGCAAGCTTGCTAGTAGGCAATGCTTTTATCGTCTATGGAGGAGACACAAAGATTGATGAAGCAGACGTTTTGGACGAGACATTATACTTGCTAAACACTT CTACTCGGCAATGGTCCAGGTCTCTGCCAGCGGGGCCACGACCCTCCGGTCGTTACGGACACTCACTTAATATTCTTGGATCAAAGATATACATATTTGGCGGTCAAGTTGAGGGATACTTCATGAACGACCTCGCTGCTTTCGACTTGAACCAACTGCAGATGCAAGACAACCGATGGGAGATGCTCTTACAAAACAGCGACAGTGGCGGCCCTCCCGTGGGCACGGTGCCTCCAGCAAGGACCAACCACACAATGATTACCTACAACGACAAGATGTACCT ATTTGGTGGTACCAACGGCTTCCAGTGGTTCAACGATGTCTGGTGTTACGACCCAGCGAGCAACTCCTGGTCTCAGCTTGATTGTATAGGCTACATCCCGATTCCTCGAGAAGGGCATGCTGCGTCTTTGGTCGATGATGTTATGTATATCTTTGGAGGGCGTACCGAAGAGGGCGCCGATTTGGGAGATCTGGCTGCGTTCCGCATTACCTCTCGTCGTTGGTACACCTTCCAGAACATGGGGCCCTCCCCCTCTCCACGGTCCGGTCATAGCATGACCACTGTTGGAAAAGCCGTTGTCGTAGTCGGAGGAGAGCCAAGCACGGCGGCGACCGCAGTAAACGATCTAGGCCTGATCTATATGCTCGACACCACCAAAATCAGGTACCCGAACGATTCGCAGATACAGGCCAACCAGCGCCAGCAGGGCACCAGGCGGCCAAGCACCAGCAATTCCAACGAAGCAGGCGGCATGCAGGTAGCAAATCGCGCCTTGCCGTTGAGAGAGGGGTCTCAGGGTCCTCCAGAGAAGAGGATGATGGCCCCACGAGAGGCTGGAGCGGTGCAGAGTCCTCCGAACGGAGTTCGAGGCCCGAATGGCACTACCGATGCATCGAAGCTGCCCCGAGCCGCTGGTGCGCCACCCAACAACACACAACCTCAAGGaccaccccagaagccggcGGTGAACACCGTCGCTGCCCCGAGATCTCGCAACACATCCCGGGATAGGGCAGATATGGTTGTGTCACCAGTGACGCCGATACAGAACGCGTCGCCTGTGATACCGGACAATACGAAGATGGTGGACCTCCCTACTAATGGTCGGCGTACACCTACTAGCCAAGGTGCTGGCCCAAAAGCGGCCACGGCACCCAAGTTAGAGCCTGTAGTGGAGACGCCAAAGCCTGCGCAAGCACGCTCGATTAAGTCGCAAGGGTCGGTGGATAGCTCTACGGACCCTGGGCTCAAAGCCGCGGCCGTTAGGGCGGCatcaccgccaccaccaacgCGACAAAACAGTAACCCGAATCGCAGGTCATCAAACAGGAACTCCCAGACCGTGGTACTGCTCAAGGAGCTTGACATGGCTAGGAACAGGAATGCTTGGTACGCTTCTGAGCTGGAACTGGCACGGAAGGCTGGATATACGCCCAATGCATCGATGAGCCCTGTGTTCGAACGGGGTGCCGCGGAGACTTTTGATGACGAGGACAAGCCTTTGATTGAGGCTCTGTTGGCCATGCGCCAAGAGCTAGCCAATGTCCAGATATCGGTGGACAAACAGGCTGTGCTCGCCGCTAAGCAGATCGCAGAAGCTGAGAAGCAGAGAGACGCCGCGATTCAGGAAGCAGTATACGCGAAAGCTCGACTTGCGGGTCAAGTTGGGGGCAGCTTGTCAAGTACGCCTCAGATGGACCTCGCAAGGGACCCCGATGACAGGGACGGAGAGCTCAGTCGGAAGCTAGCAGCCACCCTCAGCTCTCAGAAAGATCTCCAGAGCCAGGTGGACCGGATGTCCGCCGAGctagaagccgagaagcgcgCTCGGCAGCTAGCGGATGACACCGCGAACGCAGCACAGAAGCGCATGCGTGATTTGGAAACGTTCAAGCAACAAAATTCCCTTGAAACTGAAAGTTTGCGAGCCGAGCTTCACATTCTGCAGCGCGAATCTCGCGAACAATCTATTGCTGCCGCGGAAGCCCAGGCCCAGACAGATACACTTCGTGTCGAGAAGGAGGAACTTGATGCGAAGCTGAAGGAACTCACCGGGAACTCAGAAGAGAGCAGTAATGCCCTTACCGGTCTTCGAAAAGCCCTTGCTGCGTCGACGGAGATCAGAGAACTTCTCGAGCGCAAGGCAGAGGAGGAGAGAGCAAACCGAGAGGAGATTGAGGCTAAACTGATCAGGCTCAAGGCCGAGCATGAGCAACGCACAGCTGAACTTGAGGCAGCCACTGCGCGATTGCGTGACGCTGAACAGCTTGCTGAGCGCCATGCCAACGAGGCCAAGGCTCATAAGCAAGCGTTGATTAGCGGCCTCGACCAAATTACGGCCAGAAGTGTTAGCAAGTCAGGAAAGGGTGACTCGGATCGCATTGTTGCTCTGCAAGGCCAGCTCAACGCGGCAAATGCCATGGTTAGGAAATACCAAGAACAGGCCGACACTGCCTCTGACAAACTACGAAGTGCCGAGGAGCGCATTGCCGGCCTCGAGGCATACCAGGAGCAAGCTAGCCGGGACGGCGTCCACATCCGGAAGCAGCTCCAGGCTGCAATGCGCGACACTCAGTCGCTTCAGGCTGAAAACTCGGACCTCAAGAGCCAGCTTTCTGCCCAGCAGCTTGAGACTAATGCCATCACGGTCCAGCACAACACGCTCAAGGATATACTCAGTGAGCGTGGTATAAGCCCGAACGGTGCGCCCCGATCACGTGCAAGCCCCCGTGGTGAAACACCCGATACTGCGGCAGCCCGAGTTCGTGAGCTAGAGCAACAACTTCAGGCTGCCCAGCAGGCACAGGAAGAGCATCGACAAGCATTCATGACACAAGCACAGGGCACCGAGTCAGCTTACCGCGAGAAGCTCAGCCAACTAGAAAATGACTACCAGTCGGCGGTGCACTATGTCAAGGGCACCGAGAAGATGCTCAAGAAGCTGAAGGAGGAGTTGGCGCGCTACAAGAACGAGAATTCCCGACTGAAGAGCCAAATCGGCGACATGGAGGACACTAAGGGTCCATCCATCACGAACACGCCGGCCGAATGGGAGAGCGAGCGTGCCACACTGACCAAGAAGATCGAGACGCTACAATCGGAGATGATGACTGCTACGACCCAACTCGAGAAACAGATGCAGGCTGTCCGTACCGAGCTCGAAGCAGCCAAGCGCGAGCGCGACAACGCTGTTAAGCACAGCGAGGAGGCATCACAACGTGTCAATACCAACAAGAAAGACTTGGAGCAGCTTCAACAGGAGAACTCTCTCCTGGAACAGCGGGCGCAGGATGCCGAGAAAAAGGTCAACCTTCTCCTCGACCAGGTCGAGTCGTCAGTGGACAACTACCGCCGTCGCAGCAGACAGGTTGCGAGCATGAATTCGGACCAGCTCCGGGAATCGTTGGCCAGCATGGAGGCTGCTGAAGCCAagtcggcagcagcagcaaagacCAATGGCAAGCTTGGCCACAGTACCGGTGCCAGCGATTCTGTCTCGACGGAAGGTAGCACCGGTGGGGGTCTCAGCGGTTTGGGTGGACACCTCCGGAGCGATAGCCTCGACACGACCAGTGAATACAACAGCGGTGGTGAGCGAAACTCGGCTGCCCTTGACAACCTTGCCAACGAGCTCGAGACCCTCCGGACTCACTGGGAGGCGACGAACAAGAACTACCGCCTATCAAACACATTTGATTTTGAGGGCTCGGGGATGCCCACGCCTACGGCGGCAACCAGCGGTGCCGGAGGTGGTGGCCCGGGCGGCAAAAAAGCAGGCGACAAAGATGACAAGGGGCTAAGCGAGTCCCTAGCAGACTGGAGGAAGAGGCTCGACAACGCATAA